One segment of Ricinus communis isolate WT05 ecotype wild-type chromosome 8, ASM1957865v1, whole genome shotgun sequence DNA contains the following:
- the LOC8272160 gene encoding F-box/kelch-repeat protein SKIP25: MANPVQAETTARNTAKRQRLTRLHQQQPDLIPGLPDHVAQLCLSLVPPSLLYSVCHSWRRLIYSPAFPPFLSLYAVLSSINTDRYGDCSNSIKFFNFDPISSTWDLLPPPPPDPPLRPIIRHPSFISRHLPIQSVTVSGHLILLAATTDNFYPALSRPFIFNPVSRRWSFGPPLTTPRRWCAAGAINNSTVYVASGIGSQFSADIAKSVEKWEFLRDEKRTRSSNQSCLWKWEKVKGLKDGRFSRDAIDAIGWRGKLCMVNVKGDAAKEGLVYDTKKDLWEDMPIGMLAGWKGPVAAMDEEVMYVVDEVKGALRKYDPSKDVWENIITESENFKGAQQIAAAGGRVCVVCEGGNGIAVVDVVAAPVRLWTMDTPPGFEAVAVHILPRMSKPELGFPVPP, translated from the coding sequence aTGGCCAATCCCGTCCAAGCTGAAACCACCGCAAGAAACACCGCCAAACGCCAAAGACTGACCCGTCTCCACCAGCAGCAGCCGGATCTGATACCAGGTCTACCTGACCATGTAGCTCAACTATGTCTTTCCCTTGTGCCTCCGTCTTTGCTTTACTCGGTTTGTCACTCATGGAGACGCTTAATCTATTCACCTGCTTTCCctccttttctctctctttatgCAGTTTTATCATCAATCAATACAGATCGATACGGCGATTGTAGCAATTCGATCAAATTCTTCAACTTTGATCCCATCTCTTCCACATGGGATCTTCTCCCTCCGCCACCGCCGGACCCTCCTCTCCGTCCTATCATCCGCCATCCATCATTCATATCCCGACACTTGCCTATTCAATCTGTTACTGTCTCAGGTCATCTCATCCTCTTAGCTGCGACAACCGATAACTTCTATCCAGCACTTTCTCGTCCTTTCATCTTTAACCCCGTTTCGCGTAGATGGTCTTTCGGGCCTCCGCTTACAACACCACGCCGTTGGTGTGCGGCTGGTGCTATCAATAACAGTACCGTATATGTAGCGAGTGGGATCGGGTCGCAATTCTCTGCTGACATAGCAAAGTCGGTCGAGAAATGGGAATTTCTTCGCGACGAGAAAAGGACAAGAAGTAGTAACCAAAGTTGCTTGTGGAAATGGGAAAAAGTGAAAGGCCTAAAAGATGGAAGATTTAGCAGAGATGCTATAGATGCAATAGGGTGGAGAGGGAAACTGTGTATGGTGAATGTAAAAGGGGACGCAGCAAAAGAAGGGTTGGTCTACGATACGAAGAAGGATCTATGGGAGGATATGCCTATAGGAATGCTTGCTGGGTGGAAAGGACCAGTGGCAGCAATGGATGAGGAAGTGATGTATGTTGTCGATGAAGTAAAGGGTGCATTAAGAAAGTACGATCCAAGTAAAGATGTATGGGAGAATATAATAACGGAGTCGGAGAATTTTAAAGGAGCACAGCAAATTGCTGCTGCAGGCGGTAGAGTGTGTGTTGTTTGTGAAGGTGGAAATGGGATTGCGGTGGTGGATGTAGTGGCGGCGCCTGTCAGACTATGGACGATGGACACGCCTCCGGGGTTTGAGGCTGTGGCTGTCCATATATTGCCTAGGATGAGCAAGCCGGAACTTGGATTTCCGGTACCTCCTTAG
- the LOC8264315 gene encoding selenoprotein F has translation MRNRDLTKEGFAEQNTRSKKRMGLYRYCALLLWVSLTSLLPIVLSKEQLSSRECENLGFSGLALCSDCNTFSEYVKNQELVSDCLKCCTEDSDDSTSKITYSGALLEVCMRKLVFYPEIVGFLEEEKDKFPTVKVQYVFNSPPKMIMLDDEGQHKETIRIDNWKREHVLQFLREKVKPASY, from the exons ATGCGTAACCGTGATCTTACAAAAGAAGGATTTGCAGAACAGAATACTAGAAGCAAGAAAAGGATGGGTTTATATAGATATTGTGCATTGTTGTTGTGGGTTAGTCTTACATCATTATTACCAATAGTGTTATCAAAAGAACAACTGAGTTCAAGAGAATGTGAGAATCTAGGTTTTTCAGGACTTGCTCTTTGTTCAGATTGCAATACTTTCTCTGAGTATGTCAAGAATCAAG AGTTAGTGTCTGACTGTTTGAAATGTTGCACTGAGGATTCTGATGACTCCACGAGCAAG ATTACTTATTCTGGTGCATTATTGGAGGTTTGCATGAGGAAGTTAGTGTTCTACCCTGAAATTGTTGGTTTCCTTGAAGAGGAGAAGGACAAATTTCCGACTGTTAAAGTTCAATATGTTTTCAATTCTCCACCAAAGATGATTATGCTGGATGATGAGGGTCAACATAAAGAAACCATCAG AATTGACAACTGGAAACGTGAACATGTGCTGCAGTTCCTGAGAGAAAAGGTTAAGCCTGCTTCATACTAA
- the LOC8280802 gene encoding transcription factor bHLH153 isoform X2 — protein sequence MMENKRSPCSVDQGTLTSLATKRHKADLSISTKERKEKLGERIVALQQLVSPYGKTDTASVLLEAMEYIRFLHEQVLSAPYLQGAPTTQMQELEQYSLRNRGLCLVPITCTIGVDRSNGADIWAPIKNTSPKFEKAI from the exons ATgatggaaaataaaagaagtccATGCTCTGTCGACCAGGGCACTCTCACTTCTCTTGCGACCAAACGGCATAAGGCTGATCTTTCTATCTCCACAAAG GAGAGAAAAGAGAAGCTTGGTGAACGCATTGTCGCTCTTCAGCAGCTTGTTTCACCTTATGGGAAG ACAGATACTGCATCTGTCCTTCTGGAGGCAATGGAATACATCCGATTTCTTCACGAACAA GTGTTGAGTGCTCCATACCTCCAAGGTGCACCAACAACTCAGATGCAG GAATTAGAGCAATACAGTCTGAGAAATAGAGGCTTATGTCTTGTACCAATCACTTGCACTATCGGAGTTGATCGCAGCAATGGAGCTGATATCTGGGCCCCCATCAAGAACACTTCTCCGAAATTTGAGAAGGCTATTTAA
- the LOC8280802 gene encoding transcription factor bHLH153 isoform X1: protein MMENKRSPCSVDQGTLTSLATKRHKADLSISTKERKEKLGERIVALQQLVSPYGKTDTASVLLEAMEYIRFLHEQVKVLSAPYLQGAPTTQMQELEQYSLRNRGLCLVPITCTIGVDRSNGADIWAPIKNTSPKFEKAI, encoded by the exons ATgatggaaaataaaagaagtccATGCTCTGTCGACCAGGGCACTCTCACTTCTCTTGCGACCAAACGGCATAAGGCTGATCTTTCTATCTCCACAAAG GAGAGAAAAGAGAAGCTTGGTGAACGCATTGTCGCTCTTCAGCAGCTTGTTTCACCTTATGGGAAG ACAGATACTGCATCTGTCCTTCTGGAGGCAATGGAATACATCCGATTTCTTCACGAACAAGTTAAG GTGTTGAGTGCTCCATACCTCCAAGGTGCACCAACAACTCAGATGCAG GAATTAGAGCAATACAGTCTGAGAAATAGAGGCTTATGTCTTGTACCAATCACTTGCACTATCGGAGTTGATCGCAGCAATGGAGCTGATATCTGGGCCCCCATCAAGAACACTTCTCCGAAATTTGAGAAGGCTATTTAA